The genomic window AGCAACAATAGTACCCGAAGATTTCACTATTTTCAAGCTAGTATTGAACGACATAGATGCCCCAGTCCCCTCAAAAACAATATCGGCTCCGGAGCTATCTATATTCCTTGATACCCATTCAGATACATCTGAAGTAGTAGAATTACAGATATTCTCTACCCCATAAGTCTTTGCAAAATCCAACTTTGTTTGAGTCCTACCTACTAATACCACTTTTGATGCTCCCAAAAGTTTTACCATTTGAGATAATATCATCCCAATTGTTCCTGGACCGATAACAACAACTGTATCTCCTTTTTTAAAACCAGATCGTTTTAATGCATGTAAGGCAACCGCTGCTGGTTCTAGCATAGCCGCTTCTTCATAACAAACGCAATCCGGAATCTCCAAGAGATTCCAAACAGGAACAGCAACATATTCCGCAAAACCCCCATTACATCTTGATCCTAAGTAATCATAATTCGAACATAATTCATATTCCTTATTTTTACAATTATTACACTTAAAACAAGGTTTCAAAGGGAAAACA from Parabacteroides distasonis ATCC 8503 includes these protein-coding regions:
- a CDS encoding galactitol-1-phosphate 5-dehydrogenase gives rise to the protein MKANVLFGIGDLKYTNIPLPRLKSDEVLVKVKAAGICGSDIARVFKTGTYHFPTVIGHEFSGVVSDIGSSTYLSWLGKRVSVFPLKPCFKCNNCKNKEYELCSNYDYLGSRCNGGFAEYVAVPVWNLLEIPDCVCYEEAAMLEPAAVALHALKRSGFKKGDTVVVIGPGTIGMILSQMVKLLGASKVVLVGRTQTKLDFAKTYGVENICNSTTSDVSEWVSRNIDSSGADIVFEGTGASMSFNTSLKIVKSSGTIVALGNPIDDMTLEKDFYWKLLRKQLQIYGTWNSSFGINDNDWTQVLYWLENEKLDLKRLITHRLDFSQLMEGLMLMRDNSIYSNKVMLVDHE